DNA sequence from the Deinococcus humi genome:
CATGTCAAGACACGGGCCCTCCAGCTGTGGTATCGTCCTGTGCCGCCGCGAGCGGTTCGGCCCATGCCCGGTCACCGGGAATGGATTTTGCCGGAGCTGCTGCGCGCGGGACTTCAAACAAGAGAGGGAACATTCATGATCGACAAGAAAGCCACCATCGAGGCCCACGCCAAGAGCGACAAGGACACCGGCAGCACCGCCGTTCAGGTCGCCCTGCTGACCGCCCGCATCAACAACCTGGGCGCCCACCTGGCCGAGAACAAGAAGGACAAGCACGGCCAGCGCGGCCTGCAGCTGATGAACGGCCAGCGCCGCCGTCTGCTGAAGTACCTGGAGCGCACCAACTACGACGAGTACATCGCCCTGACCGATCAGCTCAAGATCCGCCGCGGCCAGCGCATCGTCCGCTAAAGACTGCTTCAGGCAAACCGCCGCCCCGTCTTCGGGGCGGCGGTTTTTTGTGGCTTTCTAAGAGCTGCCGCTCAGCGGTCACTCTCAGCGGTGCGGCGGCGGTCCACAACGCTGGTCCAATCCCCACCCCTGACCGGAATCACGCCGGGACGCTTCATGCGCTCGGCCAGGGCGTAAAGGTAAACCCATGCGGGCAGCGTCTCGCCACCTTCCAGCGTCAGCGTGACCTGCTCACGGGTGTACAGGGGCGGCGTCTCGGCCACGCCCTCCAGCTCATCCAGAAACGGCAGCGCCAGCGGCCAGTCGGTGGGCGCGTAGGTCAGGGCAAACCCGCGGACCGCCTCTTCCCCATCGCCGGGAACGACGGCGGGATACGCTTCCGGCCACAGGTGCAGCAGGCGGTGGCCCCACAGGACCGCGGGGCGGGCCTGAAAATGCCCCCCAAGCGCAGCGATATGGGCGTTGCGCTCGCCGGGCATCAGCGTGCCGTAAACAAAGACGGTGGTGGGGGGCGACTGGGACACGCCCAGAACTGTAGCGTCCGCGCCCGGCCCTTCAGAGCCGCACGCCGCGCGGCTGGTGAAAGTAGACACGGCCCACCACCGTCACCTCCTCGGGCTTGACCGGCGGGTGATCGGGGTTGTCGCTGGTCAGCCACAGCGCCCCCCCGTAGCGCCGGAGACGTTTGACGGTCAGGCCCAGACCCGAGACATGCAGCACGTACACCAGCCCCTCGCGCAGGTCCAGATCGCCCGGATCGACGTAAATCCGGTCACCGGGCCGGATGCCCCCGCCAGCGGTGGTCATGGACTCGCCGCCCACCTCCAGCACCAGCATGCCGGGGCGGTGATCCCGCACGGGGACCAGTTCGTGGTCGATGACGCTGGCGGGGTCCTCGGTCACGGGCAGCCCCGCGCTGGCCAGCGCGCGCACCGGTACGCGCACCAGTTCCAGCACGTGCAGGGCCTCATCGCTGGGAGCGGCCTGCAGCAGCGGCAACCCGGTGCGGGCCACCCACTCGCCCGCCGGAATCTCCAGCGCGCGGCGCAGCGCGTCCTGGCGGGCCGGGGTCAGCGCCCCCAGCGGGCGGGTGCCGCGTTCCAGACGGCTCAGGTACGGCTGCGTGACGCGCCCGGCCTGCCCGCCGTGGTCCAGCGTGCGGGCGCTGACCTCCCCCTGCTGCAAATTCAGGGCCGCGCGCCGCGCCCCCAACCAAGCTGCCAGTTCTGGAGAGGGTAGTTCGCCCGTCATGCGCCAAGTTTAACGGGAAGCCCAAAATCTACGGGAATCCAGATCACTTGTAATATGCCTGTAGACATAATAGGCTATGGCTCTGAAATACGCCTAAAGCAGAATGGGGCGTCCGTTTCCGTCCTCAGCCGTTCCACCGGAGGTCCGCATGTCCGACAGCTCCCCTGTTCCCGCCTCGCTGCTGATCCTGGCCCCCCTACTGGGTGCGGCCTTCGTGGCTGGCGGCATCACGCAACTGGCGCGGCTGCTGGGCCAGGACGAGACGCCGCGCGCCCGCGCAGTGGCTGCCCTGGCGGTGGCCGCTGGCATTGCTGCCCTGACCGTGGTGGCCCTAATGACCGTGACCCTGCCCCCCGACCCGTCCCCGGCCCTGCTCCTGGCGGCCGCCTGCGTGACTGGCTGGAGTGGCCCCGGCATCCTGGCGCGGCTCGGCACGGTGATCGAGCGCCGCCTGGGTCTTTCTCCCTCCCCCACCGTGTTCGGGCCAGAACCCGGGCCGGACGAGCGGGAAGGGCGCGGGCCGGCATAGACGAGCCCACACCCGTGCCTTACCCGGTGAAATGCAGGGAATCTGACCGTTGACCGGGCCAGGAAGCCAAGATGGAAAGTCCCGCCACAGACCCTTCACCCCATCACAAGCACAATGAATCATGACCGCCGAGACTGACCGTCTCCCGCGCCGGGATGTCCGGGGCCGGGACTCCAAACCACGCTCTTTCCTGCTGTCCGCGCTGTTGCTGGGCAGCCTCTGCCTGTCGAGCGCGCAGGCGTTGCAGGGCCTGCCGCTGACCGCCCAGAAACCAGCCCAGAGCAGCACGGACAGCACTTCCAGAAACACCCCCAGACCGCTGACCGACGCCGAGCGGCAGACCCTGAGGACGCTGTTCAGCAAGGTCCGGCCCGCCACCCTGCGCATCGAGCAGTGCGACCTCAACAAGCCGGGGGCCTGTGACGATCCCGACGGCATCGGCTCCGGCGTGCTGATCTCCGCGGACGGGCTGGCGCTGACCGCCTACCACGTAGTGGAAGGTGCGCCCAAATTGAGCGCCCAGACGGTGGACAAGAAGCGTTACGCGGTGGAAATCGTGGGCTACGACGACCAGGACGATCTGGCGCTCCTTCGGGTCTCCGTGCCGAAGGGCACGCCCTTCGTGCCGCTGGCCGCTGCGCGTCCCAGCGTGGGCGACGCGGTGCTGGCGGTCGGCAACGGTGGAGGCAGCTTCCTGCAATCCAAGTCGGGCCGTCTGACGGGTCTGGATGCCAACGCCGGACCCGGCGGGGCCACCTTTCCCCCTGGAACCTTGCAGATGAGCGCGCCGCTGGTGCCCGGTGACAGCGGCGGTCC
Encoded proteins:
- the rpsO gene encoding 30S ribosomal protein S15, yielding MIDKKATIEAHAKSDKDTGSTAVQVALLTARINNLGAHLAENKKDKHGQRGLQLMNGQRRRLLKYLERTNYDEYIALTDQLKIRRGQRIVR
- a CDS encoding gamma-glutamylcyclotransferase → MSQSPPTTVFVYGTLMPGERNAHIAALGGHFQARPAVLWGHRLLHLWPEAYPAVVPGDGEEAVRGFALTYAPTDWPLALPFLDELEGVAETPPLYTREQVTLTLEGGETLPAWVYLYALAERMKRPGVIPVRGGDWTSVVDRRRTAESDR
- a CDS encoding S24 family peptidase, which gives rise to MTGELPSPELAAWLGARRAALNLQQGEVSARTLDHGGQAGRVTQPYLSRLERGTRPLGALTPARQDALRRALEIPAGEWVARTGLPLLQAAPSDEALHVLELVRVPVRALASAGLPVTEDPASVIDHELVPVRDHRPGMLVLEVGGESMTTAGGGIRPGDRIYVDPGDLDLREGLVYVLHVSGLGLTVKRLRRYGGALWLTSDNPDHPPVKPEEVTVVGRVYFHQPRGVRL
- a CDS encoding S1C family serine protease encodes the protein MTAETDRLPRRDVRGRDSKPRSFLLSALLLGSLCLSSAQALQGLPLTAQKPAQSSTDSTSRNTPRPLTDAERQTLRTLFSKVRPATLRIEQCDLNKPGACDDPDGIGSGVLISADGLALTAYHVVEGAPKLSAQTVDKKRYAVEIVGYDDQDDLALLRVSVPKGTPFVPLAAARPSVGDAVLAVGNGGGSFLQSKSGRLTGLDANAGPGGATFPPGTLQMSAPLVPGDSGGPILNTKGELTGIVSYISISRNTGPASFAVPVTASDARLADLRAGKKLDAPIIGISLNGPYTALLTIDATTFKRASELLNLGDTPGAFFTAVNPGSPAEKAGLQPLKLNDKDQRVSGDIVTEVNGKRIINFDEFQYAVRTYKPGDTITLTVLRDSKPLMVKVTLIGRSQSQP